A section of the Rhizobium sp. SSA_523 genome encodes:
- a CDS encoding LemA family protein, which yields MYIALAVLAALILYVVFIYNGLVKSRQMAEEAWSGIDVQLKRRADLIPNLIETVKGYATHEKSTLEEVVALRNKAQAVPTGDVAGRAVAEGLLGQALGRVIALAEAYPDLKANENFLELQRSLETVEGEIQMSRRYYNGAARDLNVKVESFPSNLVAGQFGFAKKPYFEIANEADRAVPTVKF from the coding sequence ATGTATATCGCGCTCGCCGTCCTGGCGGCTCTCATCCTCTATGTCGTCTTTATCTATAACGGCCTGGTAAAGTCTCGCCAGATGGCGGAGGAGGCCTGGTCCGGCATCGACGTGCAGCTGAAGCGCCGTGCCGACCTGATCCCCAATCTGATCGAGACCGTCAAAGGCTATGCGACGCATGAGAAGTCGACGCTGGAAGAGGTTGTCGCGCTGCGCAACAAGGCGCAAGCCGTGCCGACCGGCGATGTGGCGGGTCGCGCGGTGGCCGAAGGCCTGCTCGGCCAGGCGCTCGGCCGTGTGATCGCGCTTGCCGAAGCCTATCCGGACCTGAAGGCCAATGAGAACTTCCTCGAATTGCAGCGCTCGCTGGAAACAGTCGAGGGCGAGATCCAGATGTCGCGCCGCTATTACAATGGTGCGGCGCGCGACCTGAACGTGAAGGTGGAAAGCTTCCCCTCCAACCTGGTGGCCGGCCAGTTCGGCTTTGCCAAGAAGCCCTATTTCGAAATTGCCAACGAGGCGGACCGTGCGGTACCGACCGTCAAGTTCTGA